A genomic region of Oncorhynchus mykiss isolate Arlee chromosome 2, USDA_OmykA_1.1, whole genome shotgun sequence contains the following coding sequences:
- the plekhf2 gene encoding pleckstrin homology domain-containing family F member 2 isoform X1, whose translation MQSTCPGGLIPASGEAKMVDRLANSEANSKRIQVVEGCFGAAGQPLVIPGRVLIGEGVLTKLCRKKPKARQFFLFNDILVYGNIVIQKKKYNKQHIIPLESVTIDTVADEGDLRNGWLIKTPTKSFAVYAATATEKSEWMSHIGKCVGDLLEKSGKAPTGEHAAVWIPDSEATLCMRCQKIKFTPLSRRHHCRKCGYVVCGPCSDKKFLLPSQSSKPVRVCEFCYLQLASAGGGMGLGPRSDSYSRSGSKFNNVSDDEDEEDSSD comes from the exons ATGCAATCGACTTGCCCAGGAGGACTCATCCCAGCCTCAG gCGAGGCTAAGATGGTGGACCGGCTGGCGAACAGCGAGGCCAACTCCAAGCGGATCCAGGTAGTCGAGGGCTGCTTCGGCGCAGCGGGCCAGCCATTGGTCATACCGGGGCGGGTACTCATCGGTGAGGGTGTGCTCACCAAGCTGTGTCGCAAGAAGCCCAAGGCGCGCCAGTTCTTCCTGTTCAACGACATCCTGGTGTACGGCAACATTGTCATCCAGAAGAAGAAGTACAACAAGCAGCACATCATCCCGCTGGAGAGCGTCACCATTGACACGGTGGCTGATGAGGGCGACCTGCGGAATGGCTGGCTCATCAAGACACCCACCAAGTCCTTCGCTGTCTACGCCGCCACCGCTACTGAGAAGTCAGAGTGGATGAGCCACATCGGCAAGTGCGTGGGCGACCTGTTGGAGAAGAGCGGCAAGGCGCCAACTGGCGAGCACGCAGCCGTCTGGATACCAGACTCAGAGGCCACCCTCTGCATGCGCTGCCAGAAGATCAAGTTCACGCCCCTCAGCCGCCGCCACCATTGCCGCAAGTGCGGCTATGTGGTTTGTGGCCCGTGCTCTGACAAGAAGTTCCTGCTGCCCAGCCAGTCGTCCAAGccggtgcgtgtgtgtgagttctGTTACCTGCAGCTGGCCTCCGCAGGAGGGGGGATGGGCTTAGGCCCACGCTCGGACTCCTACAGCCGGTCAGGGTCAAAGTTCAACAACGTGTCGGACGACGAAGATGAGGAGGACAGCAGTGACTGA
- the plekhf2 gene encoding pleckstrin homology domain-containing family F member 2 isoform X2: protein MSEAKMVDRLANSEANSKRIQVVEGCFGAAGQPLVIPGRVLIGEGVLTKLCRKKPKARQFFLFNDILVYGNIVIQKKKYNKQHIIPLESVTIDTVADEGDLRNGWLIKTPTKSFAVYAATATEKSEWMSHIGKCVGDLLEKSGKAPTGEHAAVWIPDSEATLCMRCQKIKFTPLSRRHHCRKCGYVVCGPCSDKKFLLPSQSSKPVRVCEFCYLQLASAGGGMGLGPRSDSYSRSGSKFNNVSDDEDEEDSSD, encoded by the exons ATGA gCGAGGCTAAGATGGTGGACCGGCTGGCGAACAGCGAGGCCAACTCCAAGCGGATCCAGGTAGTCGAGGGCTGCTTCGGCGCAGCGGGCCAGCCATTGGTCATACCGGGGCGGGTACTCATCGGTGAGGGTGTGCTCACCAAGCTGTGTCGCAAGAAGCCCAAGGCGCGCCAGTTCTTCCTGTTCAACGACATCCTGGTGTACGGCAACATTGTCATCCAGAAGAAGAAGTACAACAAGCAGCACATCATCCCGCTGGAGAGCGTCACCATTGACACGGTGGCTGATGAGGGCGACCTGCGGAATGGCTGGCTCATCAAGACACCCACCAAGTCCTTCGCTGTCTACGCCGCCACCGCTACTGAGAAGTCAGAGTGGATGAGCCACATCGGCAAGTGCGTGGGCGACCTGTTGGAGAAGAGCGGCAAGGCGCCAACTGGCGAGCACGCAGCCGTCTGGATACCAGACTCAGAGGCCACCCTCTGCATGCGCTGCCAGAAGATCAAGTTCACGCCCCTCAGCCGCCGCCACCATTGCCGCAAGTGCGGCTATGTGGTTTGTGGCCCGTGCTCTGACAAGAAGTTCCTGCTGCCCAGCCAGTCGTCCAAGccggtgcgtgtgtgtgagttctGTTACCTGCAGCTGGCCTCCGCAGGAGGGGGGATGGGCTTAGGCCCACGCTCGGACTCCTACAGCCGGTCAGGGTCAAAGTTCAACAACGTGTCGGACGACGAAGATGAGGAGGACAGCAGTGACTGA
- the plekhf2 gene encoding pleckstrin homology domain-containing family F member 2 isoform X3: MVDRLANSEANSKRIQVVEGCFGAAGQPLVIPGRVLIGEGVLTKLCRKKPKARQFFLFNDILVYGNIVIQKKKYNKQHIIPLESVTIDTVADEGDLRNGWLIKTPTKSFAVYAATATEKSEWMSHIGKCVGDLLEKSGKAPTGEHAAVWIPDSEATLCMRCQKIKFTPLSRRHHCRKCGYVVCGPCSDKKFLLPSQSSKPVRVCEFCYLQLASAGGGMGLGPRSDSYSRSGSKFNNVSDDEDEEDSSD, encoded by the coding sequence ATGGTGGACCGGCTGGCGAACAGCGAGGCCAACTCCAAGCGGATCCAGGTAGTCGAGGGCTGCTTCGGCGCAGCGGGCCAGCCATTGGTCATACCGGGGCGGGTACTCATCGGTGAGGGTGTGCTCACCAAGCTGTGTCGCAAGAAGCCCAAGGCGCGCCAGTTCTTCCTGTTCAACGACATCCTGGTGTACGGCAACATTGTCATCCAGAAGAAGAAGTACAACAAGCAGCACATCATCCCGCTGGAGAGCGTCACCATTGACACGGTGGCTGATGAGGGCGACCTGCGGAATGGCTGGCTCATCAAGACACCCACCAAGTCCTTCGCTGTCTACGCCGCCACCGCTACTGAGAAGTCAGAGTGGATGAGCCACATCGGCAAGTGCGTGGGCGACCTGTTGGAGAAGAGCGGCAAGGCGCCAACTGGCGAGCACGCAGCCGTCTGGATACCAGACTCAGAGGCCACCCTCTGCATGCGCTGCCAGAAGATCAAGTTCACGCCCCTCAGCCGCCGCCACCATTGCCGCAAGTGCGGCTATGTGGTTTGTGGCCCGTGCTCTGACAAGAAGTTCCTGCTGCCCAGCCAGTCGTCCAAGccggtgcgtgtgtgtgagttctGTTACCTGCAGCTGGCCTCCGCAGGAGGGGGGATGGGCTTAGGCCCACGCTCGGACTCCTACAGCCGGTCAGGGTCAAAGTTCAACAACGTGTCGGACGACGAAGATGAGGAGGACAGCAGTGACTGA
- the LOC110534679 gene encoding serine/threonine-protein kinase pim-3-like, producing the protein MEPVGHGPALNQTQGPWPLCLVGAKDDCPSTSRPKATKRHRKARLEKLYVKGPLLGKGGYGSVYAGTRKSDGMPVAIKYVSKAQAEEELDIPGQEGPLPLEVALMKQVNVAPQCPYIMQLLEWFDQPSRYIMVLERPEPCQDLIAFCQDRGGTMSEGLARQVMVQLLRALNHCSERGVLHRDVKPENLLIQTDSQHVKLFDFGCGDLLKNTAYKDFAGTLEYTPPEWFLHRQYLAGPATVWSVGITLYNLICGFLPFSTIRETIKGRVRFTKGLSPECRQLIRWCLSTKAADRPTMEQIQLHPWLL; encoded by the exons ATGGAGCCTGTAGGCCATGGTCCAGCCCTGAACCAGACTCAAGGCCCCTGGCCACTGTGCCTGGTGGGGGCAAAGGATGACTGCCCCTCCACTTCCCGTCCTAAAGCCACTAAACGCCACCGCAAAG CCCGACTGGAAAAGCTGTATGTAAAGGGGCCGTTGCTGGGGAAAGGGGGCTATGGCTCTGTCTATGCAGGGACCCGCAAATCTGACGGCATGCCG GTAGCCATCAAGTATGTGTCCAAGGCCCAAGCTGAGGAGGAGCTGGACATT cctGGGCAAGAAGGGCCCCTGCCCCTGGAGGTGGCGTTGATGAAGCAGGTGAACGTGGCGCCACAGTGTCCCTACATCATGCAGCTGCTGGAGTGGTTTGACCAGCCATCGCGCTACATCATGGTGCTGGAGCGCCCCGAGCCCTGCCAAGACCTTATCGCCTTCTGCCAGGACCGGGGAGGCACCATGAGCGAGGGCTTAGCGCGCCaggtgatggtgcagctgttgaggGCGCTGAACCACTGCAGCGAGCGAGGGGTCCTGCACCGGGACGTCAAGCCAGAGAACCTGCTGATCCAGACTGACTCTCAGCACGTCAAGCTGTTCGACTTTGGCTGTGGAGACCTGCTGAAGAATACGGCCTACAAGGACTTTGCAG GCACCCTGGAGTACACCCCTCCAGAGTGGTTCCTACATAGACAGTACCTGGCAGGTCCAGCTACTGTCTGGTCGGTGGGCATCACCCTCTACAACCTGATATGTGGCTTCCTGCCCTTCAGCACCATCCGAGAGACCATCAAGGGCCGCGTGCGCTTCACCAAGGGACTGTCCCCCG AGTGCCGTCAGCTGATTCGCTGGTGCCTGAGCACTAAGGCAGCGGACCGACCAACCATGGAGCAGATCCAGCTCCATCCCTGGCTCCTGTGA